The Myxococcota bacterium genome contains a region encoding:
- the xsc gene encoding sulfoacetaldehyde acetyltransferase, protein MAQQDARQVVQGRQRMTPSEAFVETLVAQGVTDVFGIVGSAYMDAFDLFPAAGIRFIPTVHEQGAAHMADGYSRVSGRHGVCIGQNGPGVTNFVTAIAAAYWAHSPVVAITPEAGTTAIGLGGFQETDQLSIFQAITKYQAHVNNPVRMAELTARAFDRAFIDMGPTQLNIPRDHFYGELECEIQPPLRIERGPGGAADLDAAAEMLATAEFPVILSGGGVVAADGVQACVALAELLGAPVANSYLHNDSFPASHALSCGPIGYHGSKAAMNLIAKADVVLALGSRLGPFGTLPQYGFEYWPAKAKLVQVDADASVLGLVKRADVTVCGDAREAAEAIAARLAGKELKGAANRDARAATIREAKQAWDAERADWDHEQDSWSLEVTQGSDYLHPRPVLRELQKALPADAMVSTDIGNICQIANSYLSFDQPRSMFGAMMFGNCGYALPAMIGCKAAAPDRPAVAYVGDGAWGMSFGELLTAVRERIPVTGVVFNNQQWGAEKKNQVDFYSNRFLGVNLDNPSWAAVAKSLGAEGITVEKLGDVGPALEAACKAQSEGKTTVVEVMVTRELGDPFRRDALKRPKRLLAKYQDFSD, encoded by the coding sequence ATGGCACAGCAGGACGCCCGCCAAGTCGTCCAGGGTCGGCAGCGCATGACCCCCTCCGAAGCGTTCGTCGAGACGCTGGTGGCCCAAGGCGTGACCGACGTCTTCGGGATCGTCGGGTCGGCGTACATGGACGCCTTCGACCTGTTCCCGGCGGCGGGCATTCGCTTCATCCCCACCGTGCACGAGCAGGGCGCGGCCCACATGGCGGACGGGTACTCCCGGGTCTCGGGCCGTCACGGGGTGTGCATTGGCCAGAACGGTCCCGGGGTCACGAACTTCGTCACCGCGATCGCCGCGGCGTACTGGGCTCACAGCCCCGTCGTCGCGATCACGCCCGAAGCCGGCACCACGGCGATCGGCCTGGGCGGCTTCCAGGAGACCGATCAGCTCTCGATCTTCCAGGCGATCACGAAGTACCAGGCCCACGTGAACAACCCGGTGCGCATGGCCGAGCTCACGGCGCGCGCCTTCGACCGCGCGTTCATCGACATGGGCCCCACCCAGTTGAACATCCCGCGCGACCACTTCTACGGCGAGCTCGAGTGCGAGATCCAGCCGCCGCTGCGCATCGAGCGCGGCCCGGGCGGCGCGGCCGACCTCGATGCCGCGGCCGAGATGCTCGCTACGGCCGAGTTCCCGGTGATCCTCTCGGGCGGTGGTGTCGTAGCGGCCGACGGCGTGCAGGCCTGCGTGGCCCTGGCCGAGCTGCTCGGCGCGCCGGTCGCGAACAGCTACCTCCACAACGATTCGTTCCCGGCGAGCCACGCGCTGTCTTGTGGCCCGATCGGTTACCACGGTTCGAAGGCGGCCATGAACCTGATCGCGAAGGCCGATGTCGTGCTCGCGCTGGGTTCGCGTCTCGGTCCCTTCGGCACGTTGCCCCAGTACGGCTTCGAGTACTGGCCGGCGAAGGCGAAGCTCGTGCAGGTCGACGCCGATGCGTCGGTGCTCGGGCTCGTGAAGCGCGCCGACGTGACCGTGTGCGGCGATGCCCGCGAGGCGGCCGAGGCGATCGCCGCTCGCCTGGCGGGGAAGGAGCTCAAGGGCGCCGCGAACCGCGACGCGCGTGCCGCGACGATCCGCGAGGCGAAGCAGGCCTGGGACGCCGAGCGCGCCGATTGGGATCACGAGCAGGATTCCTGGAGCCTCGAAGTCACCCAGGGCTCCGACTACCTGCATCCGCGTCCCGTGCTGCGCGAGCTGCAGAAGGCGCTGCCGGCCGACGCCATGGTGTCGACCGACATCGGCAACATCTGCCAGATCGCGAACTCCTACCTCTCCTTCGATCAGCCGCGCAGCATGTTCGGCGCGATGATGTTCGGGAACTGTGGCTACGCGCTCCCGGCGATGATCGGCTGCAAGGCGGCCGCGCCCGACCGCCCGGCGGTGGCCTACGTCGGCGATGGCGCCTGGGGCATGAGCTTCGGCGAGCTGCTCACCGCGGTCCGCGAGCGCATCCCGGTGACCGGCGTCGTCTTCAACAACCAGCAGTGGGGCGCCGAGAAGAAGAACCAGGTGGACTTCTACTCGAACCGCTTCCTCGGCGTGAACCTCGACAACCCGAGCTGGGCGGCCGTCGCGAAGTCGCTGGGCGCCGAGGGCATCACCGTCGAGAAGCTGGGCGATGTCGGCCCGGCGCTCGAGGCGGCCTGCAAGGCCCAGAGCGAGGGGAAGACGACCGTCGTCGAGGTCATGGTGACGCGCGAGCTCGGTGACCCCTTCCGGCGCGACGCGCTGAAGCGCCCGAAGCGCCTGCTCGCGAAGTACCAGGACTTCTCGGACTAG
- a CDS encoding dihydrodipicolinate reductase — translation MSYRVIQWATGGIGKAAIEGILSHPELELVGVWAHSQEKDGKDVGEILEREPVGVEATNDVEKILALDADCVLYGPVVADRPQLIRILESGKNVVTPLNWFYRGNRNWDDLEQACQKAGVTLHGTGIHPGGITERFPLMVSALSREITHVRAEEWSDLRTYGAPAVVGEVMMFGKTPEDAKSSPMAKLLGDGFLQSVDMVADTLGFDLDPEKRVTHEVSAATKPIDSPIGVIEPGLVAAQRFTWEGTVRGEAVITVRTNWLMGESGFEDDWSFGEQGERFEVEVVGDPGSLLTFKGWHPESIAAGLARNPGIVATAIHGVSAIPATCDATPGIKSYLDLPLVAGRAAPKYARNAS, via the coding sequence ATGAGTTATCGCGTCATCCAATGGGCCACCGGTGGCATCGGCAAGGCCGCCATCGAAGGCATCCTCTCCCACCCCGAACTGGAGCTGGTGGGCGTCTGGGCGCACAGCCAGGAGAAGGATGGCAAGGACGTCGGCGAGATCCTCGAGCGCGAGCCGGTCGGGGTCGAGGCGACGAACGACGTCGAGAAGATCCTCGCCCTCGATGCCGACTGCGTGCTCTACGGCCCGGTGGTCGCGGATCGGCCCCAGCTGATCCGGATCCTCGAGTCGGGGAAGAACGTGGTGACGCCGCTCAACTGGTTCTACCGCGGCAACCGCAACTGGGACGATCTCGAACAGGCCTGCCAGAAGGCAGGCGTGACCCTCCACGGGACCGGGATCCACCCGGGCGGCATCACCGAACGCTTCCCGCTGATGGTGTCGGCGCTCTCGCGCGAGATCACCCACGTCCGCGCCGAGGAGTGGTCGGACCTCCGCACCTACGGTGCGCCGGCCGTGGTCGGCGAAGTCATGATGTTCGGGAAGACGCCGGAAGACGCGAAGAGCAGCCCGATGGCGAAGCTGCTGGGCGACGGCTTCCTCCAGTCGGTCGACATGGTCGCCGACACGCTGGGCTTCGATCTCGACCCGGAAAAGCGCGTCACCCACGAGGTGAGCGCAGCCACGAAACCCATCGACTCGCCGATCGGCGTGATCGAGCCCGGCCTCGTCGCGGCTCAGCGCTTCACCTGGGAGGGCACCGTCCGGGGTGAAGCCGTGATCACCGTGCGCACCAACTGGCTGATGGGCGAGTCGGGCTTCGAAGACGACTGGTCCTTCGGCGAGCAGGGCGAGCGCTTCGAGGTCGAGGTCGTCGGCGATCCGGGCAGCCTGCTCACCTTCAAGGGTTGGCACCCCGAGTCGATCGCCGCCGGCCTGGCGCGCAACCCGGGCATCGTCGCGACAGCGATCCACGGAGTGAGCGCCATCCCCGCCACCTGCGATGCCACGCCGGGGATCAAGAGCTACCTGGACCTGCCCCTCGTCGCGGGACGCGCGGCGCCGAAGTACGCCCGGAACGCATCGTGA
- a CDS encoding acetate/propionate family kinase, translating to MRDAIVVLNAGSSSLKFGLYPASAEAFAGAPLWRGRIERIGDAASWSAAGSAADVPATPLGEHGRDHARALAFLLEEIGSRFPDLQIAAAGHRVVHGGTRFAGPARIDDAVRAEIQRLVPLAPRHQPHGLAAIAALAEQRRDLLQVACFDTAFHRSQDPLAERFGLPSSLHEEGVRRYGFHGLSYEAVAAQLPRVLSERADGKVVVAHLGNGASLAALRARRSVATTMGLTPLDGLLMGTRPGALDPGVLLYLLREHGYDEARLSALLYDESGLLGVSGSSHDMQDLLVDAGEAAATAVALFVQRLVQEVASMAGALDGLDALVFTGGIGERSAEVRARACGRLAWLGIALSAEANAAHAERIEAPGSAIAVAVVATDEEAVIAEQTWRVWRDGPASARA from the coding sequence ATGCGTGACGCCATCGTGGTCCTGAACGCGGGCTCCTCGAGCCTGAAATTCGGCCTGTATCCGGCCTCGGCCGAGGCCTTCGCCGGCGCGCCCCTCTGGCGCGGGCGGATCGAGCGGATCGGGGACGCGGCTTCGTGGAGCGCGGCCGGGAGCGCCGCCGACGTCCCAGCCACGCCTCTCGGAGAGCATGGCCGCGACCATGCCCGGGCCCTCGCCTTCCTGTTGGAGGAGATCGGCTCCCGCTTCCCCGACCTGCAGATCGCGGCCGCGGGCCACCGCGTGGTCCATGGCGGCACGCGCTTCGCGGGACCGGCCCGGATCGACGACGCGGTGCGGGCGGAGATCCAGCGACTGGTGCCGCTCGCTCCGCGCCACCAGCCCCACGGGCTCGCGGCGATCGCCGCGCTCGCCGAACAGCGCCGCGACCTGTTGCAGGTCGCGTGCTTCGACACGGCCTTTCATCGGAGCCAGGATCCGCTGGCCGAGCGCTTCGGTCTCCCCAGCTCCCTCCACGAAGAAGGCGTGCGGCGCTACGGCTTCCATGGGCTGTCCTACGAGGCGGTCGCCGCGCAGCTTCCGCGGGTGCTGAGCGAGCGCGCCGACGGCAAGGTGGTGGTGGCGCACCTCGGCAACGGCGCGAGCCTGGCCGCGCTGCGCGCGCGACGCAGCGTCGCGACCACGATGGGGCTGACGCCGCTCGACGGGCTGCTGATGGGTACGCGTCCCGGGGCCCTCGACCCGGGCGTCCTGCTCTACCTGCTGCGCGAACACGGCTACGACGAGGCTCGCCTCTCGGCGCTGCTCTACGACGAGAGCGGCTTGCTCGGCGTATCCGGTTCGAGCCACGACATGCAGGACCTGCTCGTCGACGCGGGCGAAGCGGCCGCGACCGCAGTGGCGCTCTTCGTCCAGCGTCTGGTGCAGGAGGTCGCGAGCATGGCGGGGGCCCTGGACGGCCTCGACGCGTTGGTGTTCACCGGCGGCATCGGCGAGCGCTCGGCCGAGGTCCGCGCGCGCGCCTGTGGGCGACTCGCCTGGCTCGGGATCGCGCTCTCGGCCGAGGCCAACGCCGCGCACGCGGAGCGCATCGAAGCGCCGGGCAGCGCGATCGCCGTCGCCGTCGTCGCCACCGACGAAGAAGCGGTGATCGCCGAGCAGACCTGGCGCGTCTGGCGCGACGGGCCCGCCAGCGCGCGCGCCTGA
- a CDS encoding TIGR03619 family F420-dependent LLM class oxidoreductase has translation MKFVISEAMCDVDHYLPLARAADEAGFHTFSTGDSIFFPEQAVGKYPYTQDGDRSFLEGAPFLDPFQLFAAMSAVTERIHFQVGVLKLPIRNPVLVAKQVSSLAVFTGERFALGVGLSPWVEDFQACGEDWDSRGPRMDEMIEIMRGLMTGDYFAYESEHYQIPRLKLCPVPSRCPDIIIGGHSKPAYRRAARLADGFTFTGVDEAELLERLATLDALRREYGRENEPFSVYAGLASVRSRDDMLRLRDRGVTHLLVGYRNPYAPDTMQLQEKLDWVRRFGDGVIAKF, from the coding sequence ATGAAGTTCGTGATCAGTGAAGCGATGTGCGATGTCGACCACTACCTGCCCCTGGCACGCGCGGCCGACGAAGCGGGCTTTCACACCTTCAGCACCGGCGACAGCATCTTCTTCCCCGAGCAGGCGGTCGGGAAGTATCCCTACACGCAGGACGGCGATCGCAGCTTCCTCGAGGGGGCTCCGTTCCTCGACCCCTTCCAGCTCTTCGCGGCGATGTCGGCGGTGACCGAGCGGATCCACTTCCAGGTGGGCGTGCTGAAGCTCCCGATCCGCAACCCGGTGCTGGTGGCGAAGCAGGTGAGTTCGCTGGCCGTGTTCACCGGCGAGCGTTTCGCGCTCGGCGTGGGCCTCTCGCCGTGGGTCGAAGACTTCCAGGCCTGTGGCGAAGACTGGGATTCACGGGGTCCGCGCATGGACGAGATGATCGAGATCATGCGGGGTCTCATGACCGGCGACTACTTCGCGTACGAGAGCGAGCACTACCAGATCCCCAGGCTCAAGCTGTGCCCCGTCCCGTCGCGCTGCCCCGACATCATCATCGGCGGCCACAGCAAGCCGGCCTACCGCCGCGCCGCGCGCCTCGCCGACGGTTTCACCTTCACCGGGGTCGACGAGGCCGAGCTCCTCGAGCGTCTCGCCACCCTCGACGCGCTCCGTCGGGAGTATGGCCGCGAGAACGAGCCCTTCTCGGTGTACGCGGGGCTCGCCAGCGTGCGCTCCCGCGACGACATGTTGCGTCTGCGCGATCGCGGCGTGACCCACCTGCTGGTGGGCTACCGCAACCCCTACGCGCCCGACACGATGCAGCTCCAGGAGAAGCTCGATTGGGTGCGGCGCTTCGGCGACGGGGTGATCGCAAAGTTCTGA
- a CDS encoding DJ-1/PfpI family protein: MTSSPRTLGALFYDQFELLDMYGPLEMFASIEPGIEIVSVADRKGPVGPVRGPKTDVEYDFEDCPKLDLLLVPGGLGTIAALANEPLLDFLRKRSDEAEVVMSVCSGSALLAKAGVLDGQRATSNKQFFDLAAQQSDRVEWVPEARWVDAGKMVTSSGVSAGMDMAIGVIRRLYSDEEAERICALTEYQPHTDPDTDPFAKYLNAMMPSEG, translated from the coding sequence ATGACTTCGTCGCCCCGCACCCTCGGTGCCCTCTTCTACGACCAGTTCGAGCTGCTCGACATGTACGGGCCGCTCGAGATGTTTGCGAGCATCGAGCCTGGGATCGAGATCGTGAGCGTCGCCGACCGCAAGGGGCCCGTGGGCCCCGTACGCGGACCGAAGACCGACGTCGAGTACGACTTCGAGGACTGCCCGAAGCTCGACCTGCTGCTCGTGCCGGGGGGTCTCGGCACGATCGCGGCACTCGCGAACGAGCCCCTGCTCGACTTCCTGCGCAAGCGCTCGGACGAGGCCGAGGTGGTGATGTCGGTCTGCAGCGGGTCCGCCCTGTTGGCGAAGGCCGGCGTGCTCGACGGTCAGCGGGCCACCAGCAACAAACAGTTCTTCGACCTCGCCGCCCAGCAGAGCGACCGCGTCGAATGGGTACCCGAGGCGCGCTGGGTCGACGCCGGCAAGATGGTGACGTCTTCGGGCGTGTCCGCCGGCATGGACATGGCGATCGGCGTGATCCGTCGGCTGTACTCGGACGAGGAAGCCGAGCGAATCTGTGCCCTCACCGAGTATCAGCCCCACACCGATCCCGACACGGACCCCTTCGCGAAGTACCTGAACGCGATGATGCCCAGCGAAGGCTGA
- a CDS encoding long-chain-acyl-CoA synthetase produces the protein MSDFGPLQELAARASDARGLARIVTRAPYFLPGRKWNLARLLEERAETHPGVLGLAFEDRRYTWPEMDRAVNRRAHALRDQGVNAGDSVVLLMDNRPEFVFNLLACSRLRATPALINTNISGSGLVHALEITKPVKAIIGSEHLDKVREVLPELTSLTAGDLLVDADAGDPAPGDLPSFDGLIELASEAAARSEEPRVEDRACYIYTSGTTGLPKAAIVTNQRILMAGTMFSRGFFEAGPNDVIYVTLPLYHSNGMFAGVASSLITGATMALRRKFSASRFWEDVRRFDATCFIYIGELCRYLLNQPDDPRDGEHRLRVIAGNGLRPDIWERFQQRFQIPMIREFYGATEGTTPVANFAGRPGMVGRLLPGQAVLRCEQDTGELLRDANGLCAKVAAGETGLLVTPINQTSKFDGYLDESASKKKIMEDVLKKGDCYFNTGDLLTLHAYGWLSFADRVGDTFRWKGENVSTNEVAEVLNGAPGVQESNVFGVQIPGADGRAGMAALNVGEDFSLDDFAAYVVEKLPGYQRPYFVRLLEEMQITGTFKHQKVDYRRQGYDPSQVTDPLYFLDGEKFVPVDGALYAGIQSGEVTLR, from the coding sequence GTGTCCGATTTCGGCCCCCTGCAAGAACTCGCCGCACGCGCCAGCGACGCCCGCGGCCTCGCGCGCATCGTGACCCGCGCCCCCTACTTCCTCCCGGGGCGCAAGTGGAACCTGGCGCGACTGCTCGAAGAGCGCGCCGAAACCCACCCGGGTGTGCTGGGGCTGGCCTTCGAAGACCGCCGCTACACCTGGCCCGAGATGGACCGCGCCGTGAATCGGCGCGCGCACGCGCTGCGCGACCAGGGCGTGAACGCCGGTGACTCGGTGGTGCTGTTGATGGACAACCGGCCCGAGTTCGTCTTCAACCTGCTGGCCTGTTCGCGGCTGCGCGCAACGCCCGCCCTGATCAACACCAACATCAGCGGCAGCGGCCTGGTGCACGCCCTCGAGATCACGAAGCCGGTGAAGGCGATCATCGGGAGCGAGCATCTGGACAAGGTGCGCGAGGTGCTGCCCGAGCTGACCTCGCTCACCGCCGGCGACCTGCTCGTCGACGCCGACGCGGGCGACCCGGCTCCGGGTGACCTGCCTTCCTTCGATGGCTTGATCGAGCTGGCCTCCGAAGCCGCCGCGCGCAGCGAGGAGCCGCGGGTCGAGGATCGCGCCTGTTACATCTACACCTCCGGTACCACCGGTTTGCCGAAGGCCGCGATCGTCACGAACCAGCGCATCCTGATGGCGGGCACGATGTTCTCGCGCGGTTTCTTCGAAGCCGGCCCGAACGACGTCATCTACGTGACGCTGCCGCTCTATCACTCGAACGGGATGTTCGCGGGGGTCGCGTCGTCGCTGATCACCGGCGCGACCATGGCGCTGCGCCGGAAGTTCTCGGCGAGCCGCTTCTGGGAGGACGTGCGCCGCTTCGACGCCACCTGCTTCATCTACATCGGCGAGCTGTGTCGCTACCTGCTGAACCAGCCCGACGACCCCCGCGACGGCGAGCATCGGCTCCGCGTGATCGCCGGGAACGGGCTGCGACCCGACATCTGGGAACGTTTCCAACAGCGCTTCCAGATCCCGATGATCCGCGAGTTCTACGGAGCCACCGAGGGCACGACGCCGGTCGCCAACTTCGCCGGGCGCCCCGGAATGGTGGGCCGCTTGCTTCCGGGCCAGGCGGTGCTGCGCTGCGAGCAGGACACGGGCGAACTCTTGCGCGACGCGAACGGCCTGTGCGCGAAGGTCGCCGCGGGAGAGACCGGACTCCTCGTCACGCCCATCAACCAGACCTCGAAGTTCGACGGCTACCTCGACGAGTCGGCCTCGAAGAAGAAGATCATGGAAGACGTCCTGAAAAAGGGCGACTGCTATTTCAACACCGGCGATCTCCTGACACTCCACGCCTACGGTTGGCTCTCCTTCGCCGATCGCGTCGGCGACACCTTCCGCTGGAAGGGCGAGAACGTGTCCACCAACGAGGTCGCCGAGGTGCTGAACGGCGCGCCGGGCGTACAGGAGAGCAACGTCTTCGGGGTGCAGATCCCGGGCGCCGACGGGCGCGCGGGCATGGCGGCCCTGAACGTGGGCGAGGACTTCTCCCTCGACGACTTCGCCGCCTACGTGGTGGAGAAGCTCCCGGGCTACCAGCGCCCCTACTTCGTGCGCCTGCTCGAAGAGATGCAGATCACCGGCACCTTCAAGCACCAGAAGGTCGACTACCGGCGCCAGGGTTACGACCCGAGCCAGGTCACCGACCCGCTCTACTTCCTCGACGGGGAGAAGTTCGTCCCGGTGGACGGCGCGCTCTACGCGGGAATCCAGTCCGGAGAAGTGACGCTGCGCTAG
- a CDS encoding aminotransferase class III-fold pyridoxal phosphate-dependent enzyme, with protein sequence MAHEPSLDHLWLPFTPNRDFRQDPKSFLRAEGVYYEAVSGARVLDGCSGLFCVPLGHGRAEIADAVRAQLLELDFAGSFNRNHPKASELAGRVAALTPDGLDRVFFTNSGSESVDSAMKMALAYHRARGDGQRTMFVSRERAYHGVNMGGVALSGIKPNRAVYGPGVAGVVHMRHTAIPENRTALGQPEKGAELAQDLERACALYGGENIAAVFVEPIAGSTGCLAPPVGYLEALREICDAHGILLIFDEVITGIGRTGHAFAADAFGVTPDVITLAKALTNGMQPMGAVASSDAIYQTIVEQADGGLVEFFHGYTYSGHPAACAAGVASFDLYEREGSFARAHALSGPFLAGLAELRDVAGVADVRGFGLLGAVDIEPVPGEPGRAGYEVQKQLFDAGLHVKATGDALLLAPAFVFEETQLDEMFGVLRETLAARP encoded by the coding sequence ATGGCGCACGAACCGTCGCTCGATCACCTCTGGCTTCCGTTCACGCCCAACCGCGACTTCCGGCAGGATCCGAAGAGTTTCCTGCGGGCGGAGGGCGTGTACTACGAAGCGGTGTCCGGCGCGCGCGTCCTCGACGGCTGCTCGGGGCTCTTCTGCGTGCCGCTCGGGCACGGTCGCGCCGAGATCGCTGACGCCGTACGCGCCCAGCTCCTCGAGCTCGACTTCGCCGGCTCCTTCAACCGCAATCACCCGAAGGCGAGCGAGCTCGCCGGACGGGTGGCGGCGCTGACGCCCGACGGCCTCGATCGCGTCTTCTTCACGAACTCGGGCTCCGAGTCGGTCGACTCGGCCATGAAGATGGCGCTGGCCTATCACCGCGCGCGCGGCGACGGCCAGCGCACGATGTTCGTCTCCCGCGAGCGGGCCTACCACGGCGTGAACATGGGTGGCGTCGCGCTGTCCGGGATCAAGCCGAATCGCGCGGTGTACGGGCCCGGTGTCGCCGGCGTCGTGCACATGCGGCACACCGCGATCCCCGAGAACCGCACGGCGCTTGGCCAGCCCGAGAAGGGGGCCGAACTCGCGCAAGACCTGGAGCGGGCGTGCGCGCTCTACGGCGGTGAGAACATCGCAGCGGTGTTCGTCGAACCGATCGCGGGCTCGACCGGGTGTCTGGCGCCGCCCGTCGGCTACCTCGAGGCCCTGCGCGAGATCTGCGACGCCCACGGCATCCTGCTGATCTTCGATGAGGTGATCACCGGCATCGGGCGCACCGGCCACGCCTTCGCCGCCGACGCGTTCGGGGTGACCCCGGACGTCATCACCCTGGCAAAGGCGCTGACGAACGGCATGCAGCCGATGGGCGCCGTTGCGTCATCCGACGCGATCTACCAGACGATCGTCGAGCAGGCCGACGGAGGCCTCGTCGAGTTCTTCCACGGCTACACCTACAGCGGTCATCCCGCCGCGTGCGCTGCGGGCGTCGCGAGCTTCGACCTCTACGAGCGCGAAGGAAGCTTCGCCCGTGCCCACGCGCTTTCCGGTCCGTTCCTGGCCGGCCTGGCCGAGCTCCGCGACGTCGCCGGTGTCGCCGACGTGCGCGGCTTCGGACTGCTCGGCGCCGTCGACATCGAGCCCGTTCCGGGTGAACCCGGGCGCGCGGGTTACGAGGTGCAGAAGCAGCTCTTCGATGCGGGGCTTCACGTGAAGGCCACCGGTGACGCGCTGCTCCTGGCCCCGGCCTTCGTCTTCGAAGAGACCCAGCTCGACGAGATGTTCGGCGTCCTGCGCGAGACGCTCGCCGCGCGTCCCTGA
- a CDS encoding SDR family NAD(P)-dependent oxidoreductase codes for MSARAADFRDRYGPWALVCGASDGIGEAFARELAAAGLHVALLARRRDRLEALAAELTAQHGVDARVVVADLTADTLVADVTSQVGPREIGSLVYVSGSPTEHVDFLDAEPDTWTRQIRLNCDGPMQLAHAFGRGMRERRRGGLLFLTSLANQAGGGRHALYCGTKAFDQLFAESLWHELSPHGVDVLSLLVGPTHTPTTDEVLGLDFGRLFPDPSFVARADEVAREGLDHLHEGPVWIPNAALRQAFPHLSPEQRAAAVEAATASNARLDGITDYVPVWDPERGRKRVR; via the coding sequence ATGAGCGCGCGCGCCGCCGACTTCCGCGACCGCTACGGCCCGTGGGCGCTCGTGTGCGGCGCCTCGGACGGGATCGGCGAGGCGTTCGCGCGGGAACTCGCGGCCGCCGGGCTGCACGTCGCCTTGCTGGCACGACGCCGTGACCGGCTGGAGGCGCTGGCCGCGGAGCTCACCGCGCAGCATGGCGTCGACGCGCGGGTCGTCGTCGCCGACCTCACCGCCGACACCCTCGTCGCGGACGTCACCTCCCAGGTGGGCCCGCGCGAGATCGGCTCACTCGTTTACGTCAGCGGATCGCCCACCGAACACGTCGACTTCCTCGATGCCGAACCCGACACCTGGACCCGTCAGATCCGGCTCAACTGCGATGGCCCGATGCAGCTGGCACACGCATTCGGACGCGGCATGCGCGAGCGCCGCCGGGGCGGACTGCTCTTCCTGACCTCACTCGCCAATCAGGCCGGCGGCGGACGCCACGCCCTCTACTGCGGTACGAAGGCCTTCGATCAGCTCTTCGCCGAGTCGCTCTGGCACGAACTCTCGCCCCACGGCGTCGACGTCCTCTCGCTGCTGGTCGGTCCGACCCACACCCCCACCACCGACGAGGTGCTCGGGCTGGACTTCGGCCGTCTCTTCCCGGACCCGAGCTTCGTGGCCAGGGCGGACGAAGTCGCTCGCGAAGGTCTCGATCACCTCCACGAGGGTCCCGTCTGGATCCCCAACGCGGCGCTGCGACAGGCCTTTCCCCATCTCAGCCCCGAGCAACGGGCGGCAGCCGTGGAAGCCGCCACCGCCAGCAATGCGCGGCTCGACGGCATCACCGACTACGTCCCGGTCTGGGACCCGGAGCGTGGGCGCAAGCGGGTGCGCTAG
- a CDS encoding EthD domain-containing protein, which translates to MGVDKALLHAVARDAQHDALVDVLGGLAERWRTSVGGSQLTLLRAHTKDAMRGDGNGRPTRCFDATLELRTSGPPLEHDLFAGLASELDAVAWIDLCALQLGAHRSFVACDPTPVRFQYCMRRRHDFSHTAYLERYAAVHSRFGLETRGIEGYAQFHIDSEATAAAAEVAGVPTSRASSVSELHLASVEAFFAEGAHNAKLGATEDEDRFVDRAASVRWISDAVLRLGSLPSASA; encoded by the coding sequence ATGGGCGTGGACAAGGCGCTCCTGCACGCGGTGGCGCGCGATGCGCAGCACGACGCACTCGTCGACGTGCTGGGCGGCCTCGCGGAACGCTGGCGTACCTCCGTCGGCGGTTCGCAGCTGACGCTGCTGCGCGCGCACACGAAGGACGCGATGCGGGGCGACGGCAACGGACGACCCACGCGGTGCTTCGACGCGACGCTCGAACTCCGCACGAGCGGCCCTCCGTTGGAGCACGACCTGTTTGCCGGGCTCGCCAGCGAACTCGACGCCGTTGCGTGGATCGACCTGTGTGCGCTCCAACTCGGGGCACACCGCAGCTTCGTCGCCTGCGATCCCACACCGGTGCGCTTCCAGTACTGCATGCGGCGCCGCCACGATTTCAGCCACACCGCGTACCTCGAGCGCTACGCCGCCGTGCACTCGCGCTTCGGGCTCGAGACCCGCGGCATCGAGGGCTACGCCCAGTTCCACATCGATTCCGAGGCCACCGCCGCGGCCGCCGAGGTCGCCGGGGTGCCGACTTCGCGAGCGAGCAGTGTGTCCGAGCTCCACCTGGCCTCGGTCGAGGCGTTCTTCGCCGAAGGCGCTCACAACGCCAAGCTCGGGGCCACCGAGGACGAGGACCGATTCGTCGACCGCGCGGCGTCGGTGCGCTGGATCTCGGACGCGGTGCTGCGACTCGGATCGCTTCCGAGCGCTTCGGCATGA